A region of Legionella donaldsonii DNA encodes the following proteins:
- a CDS encoding N-formylglutamate amidohydrolase, whose amino-acid sequence MKPLGLVISCEHAVNTVPVAYQKQFAPYRHLLESHSGIDFGALFVARYLQQVFNCDFIQAEATRLLIDCNRSLTHPRCFSEITINLPQAEKQQLIQQYYLPFRQAVVTKIEEQIAQDRQVIHLSIHSFTPILNAKERNADIGFLYDPGRASEKMLAREWQQQFKKHHSQLRTRLNYPYLGISDGFTSALRKQFFDQDYAGIEVETNQALVRDEKTLIKVADALATTFPRLAHG is encoded by the coding sequence ATGAAACCCCTGGGTCTTGTAATAAGTTGCGAACATGCGGTTAATACGGTACCGGTTGCTTATCAAAAGCAGTTTGCCCCTTACCGCCACTTATTAGAATCCCATAGTGGTATCGATTTTGGTGCCTTGTTTGTAGCGCGTTATTTGCAACAGGTTTTTAATTGTGATTTTATTCAGGCGGAAGCAACCCGCTTGCTGATTGACTGTAACCGCAGTTTGACTCATCCCCGTTGTTTTTCTGAAATCACGATTAACTTGCCCCAGGCAGAAAAGCAGCAACTTATTCAGCAGTATTACTTGCCCTTTCGCCAGGCAGTAGTAACGAAAATAGAAGAACAAATTGCCCAAGACCGGCAAGTGATTCACTTATCCATTCATAGTTTTACACCAATCCTTAACGCGAAAGAGCGTAATGCAGACATTGGCTTTCTCTATGATCCAGGGCGTGCAAGCGAAAAAATGCTTGCCCGAGAATGGCAACAACAGTTTAAGAAGCACCATAGCCAACTGCGTACCCGGCTGAACTACCCTTATCTTGGCATCAGTGACGGTTTTACCAGCGCCCTACGCAAGCAATTTTTTGATCAAGATTATGCAGGTATCGAAGTTGAAACCAATCAAGCCTTGGTTCGGGATGAGAAAACCTTAATCAAGGTAGCAGACGCGCTGGCAACAACATTCCCTCGACTGGCGCATGGATAA
- a CDS encoding hemerythrin domain-containing protein, with translation MRIDFYTYVHQCQRKQMFNLAMHAGDINYNEPEKLLPLAEELAVFLTGIRSHADHEDIFIHPLLRRKMPSASRTLDNEHEELKKELLNLEENFAHIQLLTNHYPKRQEQGLEFYRALNRFIANYLYHIDKEEYVMQNLWEIAAAPELSGMMMAFQVYHDPEEGRKWLSNHLPAMNFDERVLMFKTVELMAPASCFLSMSKISEEILGDNTWQSIKQHCHQLIA, from the coding sequence ATGAGAATTGATTTTTATACCTATGTACATCAGTGTCAACGGAAGCAAATGTTCAATCTTGCAATGCATGCAGGTGATATTAATTATAATGAGCCGGAAAAGCTATTGCCACTTGCCGAAGAGCTTGCTGTTTTTTTAACAGGTATACGCAGTCATGCTGATCACGAAGACATTTTTATCCATCCATTATTACGCAGAAAAATGCCCAGTGCTTCCCGTACTTTGGATAATGAACATGAAGAATTAAAAAAAGAATTATTAAATCTGGAAGAAAATTTTGCTCATATTCAGTTATTAACAAACCATTACCCGAAACGCCAGGAACAAGGGTTAGAGTTTTACCGCGCGCTTAATCGGTTCATTGCCAATTATCTTTACCATATAGATAAAGAAGAATATGTTATGCAAAATTTATGGGAGATTGCTGCTGCCCCGGAATTAAGTGGGATGATGATGGCATTTCAAGTTTATCATGATCCTGAAGAAGGTAGAAAATGGCTGAGTAATCATTTGCCGGCTATGAACTTTGACGAGCGTGTATTGATGTTTAAAACAGTGGAACTTATGGCACCTGCAAGTTGTTTTTTGTCAATGAGCAAGATCAGTGAAGAAATTCTCGGGGATAATACCTGGCAATCTATAAAACAACATTGTCATCAATTAATAGCTTAG
- a CDS encoding DNA alkylation repair protein, producing MCELIVLKKQLLEHENKSSALNIRKFFKNSQEDIFLGVSTALLRQIAKQFITLSLTNLLELMSSDVHDERSIAYIILCLKFKKADEKEQLNLFNFYIEHRHTIRDWDGVDGVAPYVVGPYLLNREKTLLYTLVHSKNIWDRRIAIISTWWFIRHNEIDHTLKLAEILLLDQEDLIHKATGWMLREVGKRNILALKQFLELHHARFSRTTLRYAIEKFPPEERRYYLNLR from the coding sequence ATGTGTGAATTAATTGTTCTAAAAAAGCAGCTACTCGAGCACGAAAATAAATCGAGCGCGCTCAATATACGTAAATTTTTTAAAAATTCCCAAGAAGATATATTTTTGGGGGTTTCGACAGCTTTGCTGCGCCAGATAGCAAAGCAATTCATTACTCTTTCATTAACTAATCTTCTTGAACTTATGAGTTCTGATGTCCATGATGAACGCTCTATTGCGTATATCATCCTATGCTTAAAGTTCAAAAAGGCGGATGAAAAAGAGCAACTAAATCTTTTTAATTTTTACATTGAACATCGACACACTATTCGTGATTGGGATGGGGTAGATGGGGTCGCTCCCTATGTTGTTGGTCCTTATCTTTTAAACCGTGAAAAAACATTACTCTACACATTAGTTCATTCTAAGAACATATGGGATAGGCGCATTGCTATTATCTCAACCTGGTGGTTCATCCGTCACAATGAAATTGATCATACTCTTAAACTTGCTGAAATTTTGCTTTTAGATCAGGAAGACTTGATTCACAAAGCAACAGGTTGGATGTTACGAGAAGTTGGTAAGCGAAATATTTTGGCGTTAAAGCAATTTCTTGAGCTACATCATGCCCGCTTTTCCCGCACTACTTTAAGGTATGCAATTGAAAAGTTTCCGCCAGAGGAACGTCGATATTATTTAAATTTAAGATAG
- a CDS encoding carboxylate-amine ligase: MSDYSLSSVLGIEIEYMLVDRNSLNVQPKSDVILSALAGKQVNETVLPNGDIAASNELVMHVLELKNNGPKPPHAPLVEQFQHAIQSLQPLLDQHNLQLMPSGAHPWMNPLTETERWPHGNNAIYRQYDSIFNCQGHGWANLQSMHVNLPFANDSEFCQLHNTIRLLLPLLPALAASTPFLDGKATGLKNSRLYFYGKNQQRIPSISGDIIPEFIRSEEEYRETILAPMYDDIRPYDPEGILQYEWLNSRAAIPKFDYKAIEIRILDSQECVQADIAIALAIHAILNYWQQNSPYYLDTPCDSKRLKTVYEQTIKEGLSVTVDDAELYRQWQLPQKRTLSCRDIWSQLLERVSSDLDNPCQRALEYLLSQGNLSERLLRACGNDYTKPTLARLYRQLTHCLYTNQMFNPS; the protein is encoded by the coding sequence ATGTCTGATTATTCGCTTTCTTCTGTTTTAGGCATCGAAATTGAGTATATGCTGGTCGATCGCAACAGTTTGAATGTACAACCCAAAAGTGATGTGATCTTAAGTGCTCTGGCAGGGAAACAAGTCAACGAAACAGTACTTCCCAATGGGGATATTGCTGCCAGCAATGAATTAGTGATGCATGTACTGGAATTAAAAAATAATGGCCCAAAACCACCGCATGCCCCCTTAGTAGAGCAATTTCAGCACGCCATACAATCCTTACAGCCGTTATTAGACCAGCACAATTTACAATTAATGCCCTCTGGCGCCCATCCCTGGATGAATCCACTGACGGAAACAGAACGGTGGCCCCATGGTAATAATGCCATTTATCGCCAGTATGATTCTATTTTTAATTGTCAGGGGCATGGCTGGGCTAATCTACAAAGCATGCACGTCAATTTACCTTTTGCCAATGATAGTGAGTTTTGCCAATTACACAATACGATTCGTCTGCTACTGCCTTTGCTCCCCGCGCTCGCAGCCAGTACCCCTTTCCTTGATGGTAAAGCAACCGGATTAAAAAATTCACGCTTGTATTTTTATGGTAAAAACCAACAGCGGATCCCATCCATCAGCGGCGACATCATTCCCGAATTTATTCGTTCTGAGGAAGAGTACAGAGAAACAATTTTGGCACCCATGTATGACGATATCCGTCCCTATGATCCCGAAGGGATTTTGCAATATGAATGGCTAAACTCCAGAGCAGCGATTCCCAAGTTTGACTATAAAGCCATCGAAATTCGCATTCTTGACTCACAGGAATGCGTGCAGGCTGATATTGCTATTGCGCTGGCCATCCATGCTATTTTGAACTATTGGCAACAGAACTCTCCCTATTATTTAGACACACCTTGTGACTCTAAACGCTTAAAAACAGTCTATGAGCAGACCATCAAAGAGGGTTTATCGGTTACTGTTGATGATGCTGAATTATATAGACAATGGCAATTACCCCAAAAACGGACTCTCAGTTGTCGCGATATCTGGTCGCAACTTCTTGAACGAGTCAGCAGCGATTTGGATAACCCTTGTCAGCGTGCGCTCGAATATCTTTTAAGCCAAGGCAATTTAAGCGAGCGGCTTTTACGCGCCTGTGGAAATGACTACACCAAGCCAACACTGGCCAGGCTTTACCGCCAATTAACGCATTGCCTCTACACGAATCAAATGTTTAATCCATCATGA